One genomic region from Kwoniella dejecticola CBS 10117 chromosome 1, complete sequence encodes:
- a CDS encoding nuclear protein localization protein 4 → MLLRIRSPAGTARINVEPTTSGEDFAQLMLDGIPKSDEQPDPSTLKLSNQPGSSGESVPFSALVGRTVGDMGFSHGDLLFLSYKPISADPQSHPTTQASSSHPHPSQPDPSHPHTHTDPPLPNTIPLKDLSHVQEHDVDIYWYSQNGKIDRKRDPDFCRHGEKGMCDYCMPLEPYDAKYQATNQIKHLSYHAYLRKLLSSRPASQTAATDLPPLDPLSLSVMDPCPSGSHPPFPAGICSTCQPSAVTLQSQTYRMVDHIEFASPSIIDGILSAWRRTGTQRLAFLIGRQDKYDKVPMGVKTIVEAVWEPKQEGELDGLTVETPWEDEERVSEIASWCDKGLSIVGMIYTDLTPLPDDITKTLYKRHAQSYTASSLEMLLSAAYQISHPLPSKMSPTGHFSSRFVTCCLTGDADGGIGVLAWQASENAEAMVKAGIVEASVDPGIVRVRKPGEGEYIPEVFYSYKNEYGLQVKQPAKPTFPVEYLFVNITHGFPVDPSPLFLSTSFPTENRPGLHDQSLEMVISQLSGLLRGSDADISDTGTWPQRIKEEVKKWLSDWHLVAFLCMQGLFSLAEQKILCRAATMHAHPSDRNALEELFASGGWSTLLTIAESSSSASAPVQSNPPSRAFGEMGIDSPHTAGSSANISAMGDVEPSTGGAGGGESGAGGGGSGTGERICPHCTFVNEAGRSDCDICGLPLDG, encoded by the exons ATG TTGCTGCGTATACGTTCACCGGCGGGTACAGCAAGGATCAATGTCGAGCCTACTACCTCCGGAGAAGATTTCGCTCAACTCATGCTCGATGGAATACCGAAATCGGACGAACAACCTGATCCATCGACGCTCAAACTGAGCAATCAGCctggatcaagtggagaaTCTGTCCCGTTCTCAGCTTTAGTAGGAAGGACGGTGGGAGATATGGGCTTCAG CCACGGAGATTTGCTTTTTTTATCTTACAAACCGATCTCGGCGGATCCCCAATCGCACCCTACGACCCAAGCATCAAGctctcaccctcatccaTCTCAGCCTGATCCTTCGCACCCACACACGCACACTGATCCGCCACTTCCCAATACAATCCCTCTCAAAGACTTATCACATGTGCAGGAgcatgatgttgatatcTATTGGTATAGCCagaatggaaagatcgaCAGGAAGAGGGATCCAGATTTCTGCAGGCATGGTGAGAAGGGGATGTGTGATTATTGTATGCCTctcgag CCATACGATGCGAAGTATCAAGCTACAAATCAGATCAAGCATTTATCATACCACGCCTACCTGCGTAAACTCCTATCTTCCAGACCAGCCTCGCAAACAGCTGCGACGGATTTGCCACCCTTAGACCCCTTATCACTATCAGTCATGGATCCTTGTCCCTCCGGATCGCATCCGCCCTTCCCAGCTGGAATTTGTTCAACATGTCAACCTTCCGCTGTAACGCTTCAATCCCAGACATATCGTATGGTCGATCATATCGAGTTCGCGAGTCCTTCCATCATAGACGGCATTTTATCAGCATGGCGAAGAACCGGTACTCAACGATTGGCGTTCTTGATTGGTCGACAAGACAAATATGACAAAGTCCCCATGGGAGTGAAGACGATTGTGGAAGCTGTATGGGAACCGAAACAGGAAGGAGAATTAGATGGATTGACAGTGGAGACTCCCtgggaggatgaagagcggGTCAGTGAGATCGCTAGTTGGTGTGATAAGGGACTATCGATTGTCGGTATGATATATACCGATCTCACACC ACTACCGGATGACATTACGAAGACGCTATACAAAAGGCATGCTCAGTCCTATACTGCATCATCACTTGAGATGCTCTTATCGGCCGCGTACCAGATATCGCATCCTCTACCGAGCAAGATGTCCCCTACAGGACACTTTTCTTCGCGGTTCGTTACTTGTTGTTTGACGGGAGATGCCGATGGAGGAATCGGCGTACTGGCTTGGCAGGCATCTGAAAATGCGGAAGCGATGGTCAAAGCTGGAATCGTTGAGGCGTCCGTTGATCCGGGAATTGTCAGAGTCAGAAAACCAGGAGAAGGGGAATACATACCGGAAGTCTTCTACAG CTATAAGAACGAATACGGTTTACAAGTCAAGCAACCTGCCAAGCCTACTTTCCCGGTGGAATACCTTTTCGTGAAC ATAACACATGGTTTCCCCGTTGACCCTTCCCCCTTGTTCCTCTCGACCTCCTTCCCAACTGAAAATCGACCTGGCTTACATGATCAATCACTGGAAATGGTGATCTCGCAACTATCTGGGCTACTTCGTGGCTCCGATGCAGACATTAGTGATACAGGCACATGGCCTCAGCGCATtaaggaagaagtcaagaagtGGTTGAGTGATTGGCACCTGGTCGCTTTTCTGTGTATGCAGGGCCTTTTCTCATTG GCGGAACAAAAGATACTTTGTAGAGCAGCCACGATGCATGCTCATCCGTCAGATAGGAACGCCTTGGAAGAGCTATTCGCTTCGGGAGGATGGTCAACGCTTTTGACCATTGCGGAATCATCGTCGTCAG CGAGTGCACCTGTACAATCGAATCCACCCTCAAGGGCCTTTGGTGAAATGGGTATTGATTCTCCTCATACAGCTGGATCTTCGGCAAATATCTCAGCTATGGGCGATGTCGAGCCTTCTACCGGAGGTGCCGGTGGAGGCGAGAGTGGGGCAGGAGGTGGTGGTAGTGGGACTGGTGAAAGGATTTGTCCACACTGTACATTTGTCAACGAAGCGGGCAGATCGGATTGTGATATCTGCGGATTACCTCTCGATGGGTGA
- a CDS encoding porphobilinogen deaminase yields MTSSCPWHTNSTAVNRRPVPDRDLLLAMKAQANSFVLGTRKSNLALIQTGHVADDLRLLHNGPSSPPAQIDSRMDLDVDVNSNPDSDADSDSENNVIARKQNQTQPPTPEYTFSIESMTTVGDRNQTTPLHLLSPYSSSQPAKSLWTDELEAKLINGHFDMLIHSLKDVPTVLKDGCEIGCMVKRHDPRDALVIKEGLPYRSLEELPDGSVVGTGSVRRVAQLKRAFPNLVFEDMRGNLNTRFSKLDNPSSPFSALILAMSGLSRLGMAHRVVSALSAPTLMHAVGQGALAVEIRSDDNRTRNCLRGLGHWPTEWTCGAERGCLRVLEGGCSVPVGVESEIVELEESDLEKIDAEVEDPFKDEIEEPLKQDSPMLHFSGLVDVRPDTRPSTPTFSKHSLPPLRRRYAKLRLHACVTATDGSKHVLYEPKPVIVRSYRQAEKFGEECARKLRAMGASEVLDEINKVRKEKEQADLQRAIERSKALVEEQEKMGKVQGGEAEVVA; encoded by the exons ATGACCTCTTCCTGTCCATGGCACACCAACTCGACAGCCGTCAACCGACGGCCCGTCCCCGATCGCGACTTGCTCTTAGCTATGAAAGCACAAGCGAATTCCTTCGTTCTCGGAACGAGGAAATCGAATTTGGCTCTGATTCAGACGGGTCATGTAGCGGacgatcttcgtcttctccacaATGGCCCAtcctctcctcctgctcaaaTCGACTCGCGTATGGATCTGGATGTCGACGTCAACTCAAACCCAGATTCAGACgcagactcagactcggaaAACAACGTTATCGCTAGGAAGCAAAATCAGACGCAGCCTCCGACGCCCGAATACACCTTCTCGATAGAATCAATGACGACAGTAGGCGACCGAAACCAAACTACCCCTTTACACCTCCTCTCACCGTACTCTTCCTCTCAACCTGCGAAATCCCTTTGGACAGACGAGTTGGAGGCTAAATTGATAAATGGGCATTTCGATATGTTGATTCATTCCCTGAAGGATGTGCCGACTGTCTTGAAGGACGGCTGTGAGATCGGGTGTATGGTCAAGAGACATGATCCGAGGGATGCGCTGGTGATTAAAGAGGGATTGCCGTATAGATCGTTAGAGGAATTACCGGATGGCTCGGTAGTGGGTACGGGAAGTGTGAGGAGGGTAGCTCAGCTGAAGAGAGCTTTCCCGAATTTGGTATTTGAGGATATG CGAGGCAACCTCAACACACGATTCTCCAAGCTCGATAACCCCTCTTCACCATTCTCCGCCCTCATTCTCGCCATGTCTGGTCTCTCGCGACTTGGCATGGCCCACCGAGTCGTCTCTGCGCTCTCAGCACCCACATTGATGCACGCCGTCGGCCAGGGGGCATTAGCAGTCGAGATACGCTCAGACGACAACCGTACACGAAACTGTTTACGCGGCTTGGGGCACTGGCCTACCGAGTGGACGTGCGGCGCCGAACGAGGATGTCTCAGAGTACTCGAGGGTGGTTGCTCCGTACCTGTCGGTGTCGAATCTGAGATCGTCGAATTAGAAGAGTCGGAtctcgagaagatcgacgcagaagtggaagatcCATTCaaggatgagatcgaggaacCCCTCAAACAAGATTCACCGATGTTACATTTCTCTGGCCTTGTCGATGTACGTCCGGATACCAGACCCTCCACACCGACGTTCTCGAAACATTCTCTCCCGCCCCTGAGGAGACGGTACGCGAAATTACGCTTGCATGCCTGTGTGACGGCGACGGACGGATCCAAGCATGTGCTGTACGAGCCAAAGCCTGTGATAGTCAGGAGTTATCGACAGGCGGAGAAGTTTGGAGAAGAATGCGCGAGGAAATTGAGGGCGATGGGAGCGAGCGAGGTCTTAGATGAGATCAATAAGGtcagaaaagagaaggaacaGGCGGATTTGCAAAGAGCCATCGAGAGGAGTAAGGCGCTGGTggaagagcaggagaagatggggaaAGTGCAGGGCGGGGAGGCTGAAGTGGTAGCTTAA